A window of Atribacteraceae bacterium genomic DNA:
CTGTGAAAAGAATCCTGGTTTTACTCGTTGCTTGTGTGTTTATTCTCAGTGTCGGTGCTGTGGCTTTTGCTGCTGACGGGCCCTATTTGGGCACAGCCATCCGTAGTCTGGCAAACCCCTACCATGCTGCATGGGCCAAAGGAGCGGAAATGTTCGCCGAGTGGGCGGATCTTCTGGAGTTCAATGTAATCCAGACCTCTGAAGGATCCAGTGAAAAACAGCTCAATGATATCAAGGCCCTGATAGCCCGGTCAGGAGGGAATGTGGTTTTCTCTATTGACCCTAACCAGTCGGTCGATGCCCTGGCGATCGCGATGGAACTTGAAAAAAACGAAGTGTATTTCCTGACTTTCTGGAACAAACCAGAGGAGGTCAATGTCAGCGATTTCGATTACTGGGTAAGTCATGTCACTTTCGACAACCGGGCCTCCGGCTACAACACCGCCAAAATCCTGTTTGATTCCATCGGTGG
This region includes:
- a CDS encoding sugar ABC transporter substrate-binding protein, whose protein sequence is MKRILVLLVACVFILSVGAVAFAADGPYLGTAIRSLANPYHAAWAKGAEMFAEWADLLEFNVIQTSEGSSEKQLNDIKALIARSGGNVVFSIDPNQSVDALAIAMELEKNEVYFLTFWNKPEEVNVSDFDYWVSHVTFDNRASGYNTAKILFDSIGGEGEVFALQGMLGNAAAIERWEGFQRALEEYPDIVMVDWQTAEWEKVKAYNHVSNALIAHPNIEAVWAANDNMGIGAIEALRAHNLAGTVKVSGVDAIPEMITAIQNGEAVATVSSDAYWQGG